In Flavobacterium gelatinilyticum, a genomic segment contains:
- a CDS encoding cupin-like domain-containing protein: MKLKQIERVQKISKKDFISQYVKKQIPVVIEELTEDWPAYQKWKLSYINKIAGNITVPLYDDRPVNHEEGFNEAHTKMKMSDYISLLESKPTNYRIFLYNLMKDVPVLREDFLWPDIGLKLVKQLPMLFFGGENARVFMHFDIDYSNILHFHFHGEKQCMLFAPDQSKYMYKVPHALISREDIDFDNPDYEKFPALQNAEGYITNLKHGEMLYMPEGYWHYMKYLTPGFSMSLRSFPKSITNLSKAAYNILVMRYFDIMMRKFKGQKWIDYKNEKAIQNTNENLRKSA, from the coding sequence ATGAAATTAAAACAAATAGAAAGGGTTCAAAAAATCTCAAAAAAAGATTTTATTTCCCAATATGTAAAGAAGCAGATTCCTGTTGTTATTGAAGAGCTGACCGAAGACTGGCCCGCGTATCAAAAATGGAAATTATCCTATATCAACAAAATTGCCGGCAATATTACCGTTCCTTTATATGATGACAGACCTGTAAATCATGAAGAAGGATTTAATGAAGCTCATACAAAAATGAAGATGAGCGATTACATCAGTTTATTAGAATCAAAACCTACCAACTATCGCATCTTTCTTTATAATTTAATGAAAGATGTGCCTGTATTACGAGAGGACTTTTTATGGCCGGATATAGGTCTTAAATTAGTCAAGCAATTGCCTATGCTGTTTTTTGGAGGAGAAAACGCAAGGGTCTTTATGCATTTTGATATCGATTATTCGAATATCCTGCATTTTCATTTTCATGGTGAAAAGCAATGCATGCTTTTTGCACCCGATCAGTCCAAATATATGTATAAAGTACCGCATGCTTTAATTTCAAGGGAAGACATTGACTTTGATAATCCGGATTATGAAAAATTCCCTGCTTTACAAAATGCAGAAGGGTATATTACCAATCTTAAACACGGAGAAATGCTGTATATGCCTGAAGGTTACTGGCATTACATGAAATATCTGACACCGGGATTTTCGATGAGTCTGCGTTCATTTCCTAAAAGCATTACTAATTTATCAAAGGCAGCATACAACATTTTAGTAATGCGCTATTTTGATATTATGATGCGAAAGTTTAAAGGCCAGAAATGGATTGATTACAAAAATGAAAAAGCGATTCAGAACACCAATGAAAATCTTCGAAAGAGCGCTTAA
- the bioB gene encoding biotin synthase BioB — translation MSMTKHNWTKDEIIAIYNKPLMDLLYEAATIHRQQHDPNVVQVSTLLSIKTGGCPEDCGYCPQAARYNTGVEGNDLMTVSHVKAQALRAKASGSSRVCMGAAWRNVKDGDEFDQVLEMVRTINKLDMEVCCTLGMLTENQAQRLAEAGLYAYNHNLDTSEEYYKDVISTRGFEDRLKTIENVRKTNVTVCSGGIIGMGESIEDRAGMLVALSTLNPQPESVPINALVAVEGTPMEEEKPVEIWEMIRMVATTRIVMPETQVRLSAGRTNMSREGQAMCFFAGANSIFAGDKLLTTPNPDVNDDMKMFDMLGLIPQKPFIKLMQPETVEAADSKFTSLGEKPKWSRPGHNIERNIEASIKSKI, via the coding sequence ATAAGTATGACAAAACACAATTGGACTAAAGATGAAATAATCGCCATTTACAATAAGCCTTTAATGGATCTATTGTATGAAGCGGCAACCATTCACAGGCAGCAGCATGATCCAAATGTGGTTCAGGTTTCGACATTATTATCTATAAAAACCGGAGGATGTCCTGAAGACTGTGGTTACTGTCCTCAGGCTGCAAGATATAATACCGGGGTTGAAGGAAATGATTTAATGACTGTAAGTCATGTAAAAGCTCAGGCACTTAGAGCCAAAGCAAGCGGTTCGTCACGCGTGTGTATGGGAGCTGCATGGAGAAATGTAAAAGACGGCGACGAATTTGATCAGGTTCTTGAAATGGTTCGTACCATTAACAAACTGGACATGGAGGTTTGCTGCACCTTAGGCATGCTGACAGAGAATCAGGCACAACGTCTGGCCGAAGCAGGATTGTATGCCTACAATCATAATCTGGACACTTCTGAAGAATATTACAAAGATGTCATTTCTACACGTGGTTTTGAAGATCGGTTAAAAACCATCGAAAATGTCCGCAAAACAAATGTAACAGTTTGCAGCGGCGGTATTATTGGAATGGGAGAAAGTATCGAAGACAGAGCCGGAATGCTGGTTGCACTTTCAACACTTAATCCGCAGCCGGAATCAGTTCCAATTAATGCACTAGTTGCTGTTGAAGGAACGCCGATGGAAGAAGAAAAACCGGTTGAGATCTGGGAAATGATTCGTATGGTAGCCACAACCCGAATTGTTATGCCCGAAACACAGGTTCGATTATCTGCCGGAAGAACCAACATGAGCCGTGAAGGCCAGGCAATGTGCTTTTTTGCCGGAGCTAATTCAATATTTGCCGGAGACAAATTACTGACTACTCCAAATCCTGATGTAAATGATGATATGAAAATGTTCGATATGTTAGGCCTGATCCCGCAAAAACCATTTATCAAACTCATGCAGCCGGAAACGGTCGAAGCTGCCGATTCTAAATTCACATCATTAGGAGAAAAGCCAAAATGGTCAAGGCCTGGACATAATATTGAAAGAAATATTGAAGCATCGATCAAATCAAAAATTTAA
- a CDS encoding bifunctional riboflavin kinase/FAD synthetase yields the protein MKLFHSINDFHSTKKTILTLGTFDGVHIGHKKILERITQNTENGKYESLVLTFFPHPRMVLQEKSEIKLLNTISEKTKLLEATRIENLIIHPFDENFSRLTAEEFVHSILVDQFQIHKIIIGHDHRFGRNRTANIDHLIAFGTEYGFEVEQITAQEIQDVSVSSTKIRNALNEGNMTLANDYLGYEYFLTGEVVKGKQLGRTIGFPTANIQINEEYKLIPKTGVYVVRALIDNQEVFGMMNIGFNPTVNGQKQTIEVNLFDFDTDIYGKKIEVSLLQYLRDEQKFGSVDLLKTQLNQDKQNALAFVSRLQQ from the coding sequence TTGAAGCTCTTTCATTCTATAAACGATTTCCATTCGACCAAGAAAACGATTCTGACTCTTGGTACTTTTGACGGCGTACATATTGGTCACAAAAAAATTCTGGAACGGATTACTCAAAACACTGAAAATGGAAAATACGAAAGTCTGGTTCTTACCTTTTTTCCGCATCCGAGAATGGTTCTACAGGAAAAATCAGAAATTAAACTTTTAAACACGATTTCTGAAAAAACAAAACTTTTAGAAGCAACCAGAATCGAAAACCTCATCATTCATCCTTTCGACGAAAATTTTTCAAGACTTACTGCTGAAGAGTTTGTACATTCTATTTTAGTAGATCAGTTTCAAATTCACAAAATAATTATTGGACACGATCATCGTTTTGGAAGAAACAGAACTGCTAATATTGACCACTTAATTGCATTTGGTACCGAGTACGGGTTTGAAGTTGAACAGATAACAGCTCAGGAAATTCAGGATGTGTCAGTAAGTTCTACCAAAATCAGAAACGCTTTAAACGAAGGGAACATGACTCTGGCCAATGATTATTTAGGCTATGAATATTTTCTGACCGGTGAAGTTGTAAAAGGAAAACAATTAGGAAGAACAATTGGTTTTCCTACCGCAAATATTCAAATTAATGAAGAGTATAAACTGATACCAAAAACCGGTGTTTATGTAGTCCGCGCTTTAATTGACAATCAGGAAGTTTTCGGGATGATGAATATTGGGTTTAACCCTACTGTTAACGGACAGAAACAAACTATCGAAGTAAACCTTTTTGATTTTGATACTGATATTTATGGTAAAAAAATTGAGGTTTCTCTGTTGCAGTATCTTCGTGATGAACAAAAATTTGGTTCTGTCGATCTCCTTAAAACACAATTAAATCAGGACAAACAAAATGCCTTGGCTTTTGTGAGCCGCTTACAGCAATAA
- a CDS encoding reprolysin-like metallopeptidase, which produces MKKPLLFFLIVFSIVNIHAQNDDLWQKAGSASTLKKSMPSGTAKLYYKLNTDALKAKLEKTTAKAVSGNTSEITIPNSNGTLEKFEVWESSNFEPELQAKYPEIRSYEGRGINDKSAKIHFSLSPKGIQTMVFRADKPTEFIEENKESTNEYVLFASDSELLKTKLECKTLGAIAQNDNTSKTAKTTANNKIFKTLRLALSCTGEYAAYFGGTKVAALQGMNATMTRVNGVLNRDLAVKLVMIANTDAVIYTNAATDPYSDAGKGITADSDDNDFWSKEVQKTLTSVIGEANYDIGHLFGASGGGGNAGCIGCVCVSPTTSNVIGKGSAYTSPSDQRPEGDTFDIDFVVHEFGHQLGANHTFSYAVEGTGVNVEPGSGTSIMGYAGVTGDYDVQNNSDDYFTYASIFQIQSNLSRKSCPVSTAITNNPPVINAGADYTIPVSTPFVLKGTGSDSEGDAITYTWEQYDSATSTSGSNSIAYPTKPNGPLFRSVVPGSSPVRYMPSYATVLEGKLTTTWESVSSVPRTLNFTLTGRDNAAQGAAQTNTDSMVVTVVSTAGPFAVTSHAAEDISWQQGAAQTITWSVNNTNNIQGSSTVNIKLSTDGGLTFPITLASNTANDGSEIITLPVSIPSSTNCRILIEPTANIYYALNAKPFAIGYTSQTNCDTYSFGNSFSIPYSTNYTTRTISVPASSGNITDVNVAVNVTHERMSDLEIQIINPQGTIVSLFDKACSSLNSTLNLRYDDAGNSLDCTTTTEQIVIPVTKLNVFNDQNPEGTWTLRVRDAVVGRFGTINSASVNICTKTFTLGSEDFEIIDFALYPNPNKGNFTLQFQSESNAVEVFVHDILGKKVYTNTFQSSGDFNQNIQLQNITAGMYLVTVIDGNRRTVKKIVIN; this is translated from the coding sequence ATGAAGAAACCATTACTTTTTTTCTTGATTGTATTTTCTATAGTAAATATACACGCACAAAATGATGATTTGTGGCAGAAAGCCGGCTCAGCTTCAACTCTTAAAAAAAGCATGCCATCAGGTACTGCAAAGTTATACTATAAACTAAATACTGATGCACTTAAAGCAAAGCTTGAGAAAACAACAGCAAAAGCAGTTTCGGGAAATACATCAGAAATTACAATTCCAAATTCTAACGGTACATTAGAAAAGTTTGAGGTTTGGGAATCTTCAAATTTTGAACCTGAATTACAGGCAAAATATCCTGAAATCAGATCGTATGAAGGAAGAGGTATAAACGATAAGTCGGCAAAAATTCACTTTAGTCTTTCCCCAAAAGGAATTCAGACAATGGTTTTCAGGGCAGACAAACCAACCGAGTTTATTGAAGAAAATAAAGAAAGTACAAACGAATACGTATTGTTTGCTTCTGATTCGGAATTGTTAAAAACAAAATTGGAATGTAAAACTTTAGGCGCAATTGCCCAAAACGATAATACATCTAAAACGGCGAAGACTACAGCAAACAATAAAATTTTTAAAACACTGCGTCTGGCTTTATCCTGTACAGGAGAATATGCAGCGTATTTTGGAGGAACAAAAGTTGCCGCACTGCAAGGGATGAATGCAACAATGACCAGAGTAAATGGTGTTTTAAATAGGGATTTAGCAGTAAAGCTGGTTATGATAGCCAATACTGATGCAGTGATTTACACCAATGCAGCGACAGATCCGTATTCAGATGCCGGCAAAGGTATTACTGCAGATTCAGATGATAATGATTTTTGGAGCAAAGAAGTACAAAAGACACTTACAAGTGTAATTGGGGAAGCAAATTATGACATTGGGCATTTATTTGGTGCTTCTGGCGGGGGCGGTAATGCAGGCTGTATTGGGTGTGTATGTGTAAGCCCTACTACATCGAATGTTATTGGAAAAGGAAGTGCTTATACTTCGCCTTCAGACCAAAGACCTGAAGGAGATACTTTTGATATTGATTTTGTAGTACATGAATTTGGACATCAGTTAGGCGCAAACCATACTTTTTCATATGCTGTCGAAGGAACTGGCGTAAATGTTGAACCCGGAAGCGGTACTTCAATCATGGGATATGCCGGTGTAACGGGTGATTATGATGTACAAAACAATTCTGATGATTATTTTACCTATGCAAGTATCTTTCAGATTCAAAGCAATCTGAGCCGAAAAAGCTGTCCTGTAAGCACAGCCATAACCAATAATCCGCCGGTAATTAATGCAGGAGCTGATTATACAATTCCTGTCAGTACACCATTTGTTTTAAAAGGAACAGGATCAGATTCTGAGGGAGATGCTATAACCTATACATGGGAGCAGTACGACAGCGCCACTTCAACATCGGGTTCAAACAGTATTGCTTACCCGACAAAACCAAACGGACCATTATTTAGATCTGTGGTGCCAGGCAGTTCACCGGTTCGTTATATGCCTAGTTATGCCACTGTCCTGGAAGGGAAATTAACCACAACATGGGAATCAGTATCTTCTGTTCCGAGAACTTTGAATTTTACCTTGACAGGAAGAGATAATGCTGCACAGGGAGCAGCACAAACCAATACAGATTCGATGGTTGTAACTGTAGTTTCGACAGCAGGACCTTTTGCGGTAACCTCTCATGCAGCCGAAGATATAAGCTGGCAGCAGGGAGCAGCACAGACTATTACATGGAGTGTTAATAATACTAATAACATACAAGGTTCGTCAACGGTGAATATAAAATTATCGACAGACGGAGGTTTAACTTTCCCGATCACTCTGGCATCCAACACTGCCAACGATGGTTCCGAAATTATAACACTTCCGGTAAGTATACCGTCTTCGACCAACTGCCGAATTTTGATAGAACCAACTGCCAATATTTATTATGCGTTGAATGCAAAACCATTTGCAATTGGCTATACATCTCAAACAAATTGTGATACGTACAGTTTTGGAAACTCTTTCAGTATTCCTTACAGTACAAACTATACAACAAGAACAATAAGTGTTCCGGCATCAAGCGGAAATATAACAGACGTAAATGTTGCGGTTAATGTGACTCATGAGCGTATGTCGGATCTTGAAATACAAATTATAAATCCGCAGGGAACAATAGTAAGTTTATTCGATAAAGCCTGCTCAAGTTTAAATTCTACTCTGAATTTGAGATACGATGATGCAGGAAATTCATTAGACTGTACCACAACAACCGAGCAGATTGTGATTCCGGTTACTAAATTAAACGTCTTTAACGATCAGAATCCTGAAGGAACCTGGACTTTGAGAGTTCGTGATGCCGTAGTAGGGCGTTTTGGTACAATAAACTCGGCATCAGTAAATATCTGTACCAAGACATTTACGCTGGGATCAGAAGATTTTGAAATTATAGATTTTGCCCTTTATCCAAATCCAAACAAAGGAAATTTTACCTTACAGTTTCAAAGTGAATCGAATGCTGTAGAAGTTTTTGTGCATGACATTTTAGGAAAGAAAGTATATACAAATACATTCCAAAGTTCAGGAGACTTTAACCAAAACATCCAGCTTCAAAACATAACAGCCGGAATGTACCTTGTAACGGTTATTGACGGAAACAGAAGAACTGTAAAGAAAATAGTGATTAATTAA
- a CDS encoding ComF family protein has translation MTNETVLCTNCRHEMPLTQYHLDKDNQAVKKFYGKIETEHVSAFVYFNKKGIVQELIHNLKYKGHEEIGSVLGNWYVEDLKELKPDFPFDMIIPVPLHPKKYKERGYNQVTTFGKALSEGLKIPYNDSILYRKKYSKTQSKKNLLGRSENIETIFDVTSTEENQNKHFLIVDDVLTTGATLEACSRALLKIPGTKISIVCMAMANS, from the coding sequence ATGACAAATGAAACGGTTTTATGTACAAACTGTCGTCATGAAATGCCTCTCACGCAATATCATCTTGATAAGGATAATCAGGCAGTAAAAAAGTTTTACGGAAAAATTGAAACTGAGCATGTTTCTGCTTTTGTTTATTTCAATAAAAAAGGGATTGTTCAGGAGCTCATTCACAATCTTAAATACAAGGGCCACGAAGAAATTGGTTCTGTTTTAGGAAACTGGTATGTTGAAGATCTTAAAGAACTAAAACCGGACTTTCCTTTTGATATGATTATTCCGGTGCCACTTCATCCTAAAAAATACAAAGAAAGAGGTTATAATCAGGTTACTACTTTTGGAAAAGCGCTTTCTGAAGGATTAAAAATCCCATACAACGATTCGATTTTATACCGAAAGAAATATTCGAAAACCCAGTCAAAGAAGAATCTGCTTGGAAGATCTGAAAACATTGAAACTATTTTTGATGTAACTTCTACCGAAGAAAACCAGAACAAACATTTTTTAATCGTAGATGATGTTCTCACAACCGGAGCTACACTCGAAGCGTGTTCAAGAGCGTTGCTGAAAATTCCCGGAACAAAAATCAGTATTGTCTGTATGGCAATGGCCAACTCATAG
- a CDS encoding glycine--tRNA ligase, with the protein MAKQEDIFKNVVSHAKEYGFIFPSSEVYDGLSAVYDYAQNGVELKKNIREYWWKSMVQMNENIVGLDAAILMHPTTWKASGHVDAFNDPLIDNKDSKKRYRADVLVEDYAEKINLKAKKEIEKAKARFGDAFNEQEFITTNARVIEYLAREKEIRERLGRSLGNGDLDDVKALIEELEIADPETGSKNWTDVKQFNLMFGTKLGASAENAMDLYLRPETAQGIFVNFLNVQKSGRMKVPFGIAQTGKAFRNEIVARQFIFRMREFEQMEMQFFVRPGDEMRWYEHWKETRLKWHLSLGLGKENYRFHDHEKLAHYANAAADIEFNFPFGFKELEGIHSRTDFDLKAHEEYSGRKLQYFDPELNENYVPYVVETSVGLDRMFLAVFATSLQEETLEDGSERTVLKLPAVLAPTKAAVLPLIKRDGLPEVSRKIIEDLKWDFNVAYDEKDAVGRRYRRQDALGTPFCITVDHQTLEDETVTIRHRDTMKQDRVKISELRGIIENEVSMKNWLMKM; encoded by the coding sequence ATGGCAAAACAAGAAGATATATTTAAGAATGTGGTTTCGCACGCAAAAGAGTACGGATTTATTTTTCCGTCAAGCGAAGTTTACGATGGTTTAAGTGCAGTTTACGATTATGCACAAAACGGTGTCGAATTAAAAAAGAATATCCGCGAATATTGGTGGAAATCAATGGTGCAGATGAATGAAAATATTGTCGGTCTTGACGCTGCAATATTGATGCATCCAACAACCTGGAAAGCTTCAGGCCACGTTGATGCGTTCAATGACCCGTTAATTGATAATAAAGATTCTAAAAAAAGATATAGAGCTGACGTTTTAGTTGAAGATTATGCTGAAAAAATCAATCTGAAAGCTAAAAAAGAAATCGAAAAAGCAAAAGCTCGTTTTGGCGATGCCTTCAACGAACAGGAATTTATAACAACAAATGCCCGTGTAATTGAATATTTAGCCAGAGAAAAAGAAATTAGAGAGCGTTTAGGACGTTCTTTAGGAAACGGAGATTTAGATGATGTAAAAGCTTTGATCGAAGAGCTTGAAATCGCTGATCCTGAAACCGGTTCTAAAAACTGGACAGATGTAAAACAATTCAACCTGATGTTTGGTACTAAATTAGGAGCTTCTGCAGAAAATGCAATGGATCTTTATTTACGTCCGGAAACAGCTCAGGGTATTTTTGTGAACTTCTTAAACGTTCAGAAATCGGGTCGTATGAAAGTTCCTTTTGGAATTGCTCAGACTGGTAAAGCGTTCAGAAATGAGATTGTAGCAAGACAATTCATTTTTCGTATGCGTGAATTCGAACAAATGGAAATGCAGTTTTTCGTTCGTCCGGGTGATGAAATGAGATGGTATGAGCACTGGAAAGAAACACGTTTAAAATGGCACCTGTCTTTAGGATTAGGAAAAGAAAACTATCGTTTTCACGATCACGAAAAATTAGCACATTACGCAAATGCAGCGGCAGATATCGAGTTTAATTTTCCTTTTGGTTTCAAAGAATTAGAAGGAATCCACTCTCGTACTGATTTCGATTTAAAAGCCCACGAAGAATATTCAGGAAGAAAACTTCAGTATTTTGATCCTGAATTAAATGAAAACTATGTGCCATACGTAGTAGAAACTTCTGTAGGTTTAGATCGTATGTTTCTTGCTGTTTTCGCAACATCATTGCAAGAAGAAACTTTAGAAGACGGTTCAGAAAGAACAGTGCTAAAACTTCCTGCAGTTTTAGCGCCAACAAAAGCGGCTGTATTACCATTAATTAAAAGAGACGGATTACCGGAAGTTTCAAGAAAAATCATTGAAGATTTAAAATGGGATTTCAATGTAGCGTATGATGAGAAAGATGCTGTTGGACGTCGTTACAGAAGACAAGATGCTCTTGGAACACCATTCTGTATCACGGTAGATCACCAGACACTTGAAGACGAAACCGTAACCATTCGTCATAGAGATACAATGAAACAAGATCGTGTAAAAATCTCTGAATTAAGAGGTATTATCGAAAACGAAGTATCGATGAAAAACTGGTTAATGAAAATGTAA
- a CDS encoding LytR/AlgR family response regulator transcription factor — protein sequence MEKYSYIIIDDDEESISKTKRIADGFSELYFLGSASNNQDGLNLVLEFKPEVVFLEIKPKSTSSNLSLNFINELHHFLTVLPHIVVITSGKDLAFDAIKQGVFDYILKPLVTAELLKTILRLNKWADEMNSADLRDEISFLVTSDSKERQSINKSLIICIKSYGDHRYINADDICYFKADNNSTDIYLNSGEMITAFKTLKHFELVLTYPFFRIHNSYIINKNYIARIHSGNSVCYIKNTSKKIPFSRTYKANVDLIIGDFFTGNYLEV from the coding sequence TTGGAAAAGTACTCGTACATAATTATTGATGATGATGAAGAAAGCATTTCAAAAACCAAAAGAATAGCAGATGGTTTTTCGGAATTGTATTTTCTTGGTTCGGCATCAAATAATCAGGATGGGCTGAATTTGGTTCTGGAATTTAAACCCGAAGTTGTTTTTCTGGAAATAAAACCCAAAAGTACTTCCAGTAATTTATCGCTTAATTTTATAAACGAACTTCATCATTTCTTAACTGTACTGCCGCATATAGTGGTCATTACCAGTGGTAAAGATCTGGCATTTGATGCCATAAAGCAGGGTGTCTTCGATTACATACTAAAACCGCTTGTAACTGCCGAATTGCTAAAAACAATTTTAAGACTTAATAAATGGGCCGACGAAATGAATTCGGCTGATTTAAGAGACGAAATTTCCTTTCTTGTAACCTCTGACTCAAAAGAACGTCAAAGTATAAACAAATCGCTTATAATCTGCATTAAATCATATGGCGATCACAGATATATAAATGCTGATGATATTTGTTATTTTAAAGCCGATAATAATTCGACAGATATTTATCTGAATTCGGGAGAAATGATAACTGCTTTTAAAACCCTCAAACATTTTGAACTTGTTTTGACTTATCCTTTTTTCAGAATTCATAACAGTTACATCATCAACAAAAACTATATTGCACGTATTCATAGCGGAAACTCAGTTTGTTACATAAAAAATACTTCCAAGAAAATTCCGTTTTCCAGAACCTACAAAGCAAACGTTGATCTCATTATAGGTGATTTTTTTACAGGAAATTACTTAGAGGTGTAG
- a CDS encoding tetratricopeptide repeat-containing sensor histidine kinase, giving the protein MAKDSLSTYLSLANDINLPFKYRQQYNKKAFAIITEQKDDSVNKVNLFKVANRYFNMNDWKSYLETTELILERAKKSKDSVHIAKAYVYLGDYYGIQSISDSAFLNYFKAEKVYLKINDKYNLAKTFLDKANLQYNEGDYFESEISIFKALRILKREKNVNDQLYDCYNLLGILYNEQEDFDKALEFHQNALKTLEDKSIPLEFQLKATSLNNIGFVNLRMRNYSKAKLYFQRSLEEKNLYEENTTLYAIVLDNLAYSKLKLNESDGLPEQFYRALKIRDSLGLKSGVVLNKIHLSEYYAFKRDTFKAIQYSKQALVLSRNSNKIRNILDALKQIASVDPKNASSYSKEYIQLNDKMLKAERKMGEKFSRIEYETSEIKDQNSTLQEKNKTLIYVFSICTLIGLFFYVYKTQQARTRELLFKQQQQIANEDIYNLMISQQNEIESTRIKEKKRVAQELHDGVLGRMFGVRISLDSLDKIDEEEAAVKRKKYLAELKNIEEDIREISHDLNREKSELINNFILILNKLFENQRNTYPSELETSFDPHIKWELVNNMVKINLYRIVQEALQNCNKYSQAKNIKVEFKSEIDHLVVSIMDDGVGFDMKRTKNGIGLHNIEYRAAECNGTVIIKSFKGEGTLLVVKVPIDQKINLQKNDT; this is encoded by the coding sequence TTGGCCAAAGACAGTCTGTCTACTTATCTCTCATTAGCCAATGATATTAATCTGCCGTTTAAATACAGACAGCAATACAACAAAAAAGCATTTGCCATTATTACAGAGCAGAAAGATGACTCGGTCAATAAAGTAAATCTTTTTAAAGTTGCCAACCGTTATTTCAATATGAACGACTGGAAATCGTATCTGGAAACCACAGAACTGATTTTAGAAAGAGCAAAAAAATCCAAAGATTCGGTTCATATTGCCAAAGCCTATGTGTATCTGGGCGATTATTATGGTATTCAGTCAATATCTGACAGTGCTTTCCTGAATTATTTTAAAGCAGAAAAAGTGTATCTGAAAATTAATGATAAATACAATCTGGCCAAGACTTTTTTAGATAAAGCGAATCTGCAGTACAACGAAGGCGATTATTTTGAAAGTGAAATCAGTATTTTTAAAGCACTTCGAATATTAAAACGCGAAAAGAACGTAAATGATCAGCTTTACGACTGTTACAATTTGTTGGGAATCTTGTACAACGAACAGGAAGATTTTGATAAGGCACTCGAATTTCATCAAAACGCATTAAAAACGCTTGAAGATAAATCGATTCCGTTAGAATTTCAGTTAAAAGCAACCTCTTTAAACAATATCGGATTCGTAAATCTTCGAATGCGAAACTATTCTAAAGCAAAATTATACTTTCAGCGAAGCCTTGAAGAAAAAAATCTCTATGAAGAAAATACAACATTGTATGCTATTGTACTGGATAATTTAGCTTATTCGAAATTAAAGTTAAATGAATCTGACGGACTTCCTGAACAGTTTTACAGAGCATTGAAAATCCGGGACAGCCTTGGTCTGAAATCGGGAGTGGTATTAAACAAAATACATCTCTCAGAATATTATGCTTTTAAAAGGGATACATTTAAGGCTATTCAGTATTCAAAACAAGCCTTGGTTTTATCCCGAAATTCCAATAAAATCAGAAATATATTAGATGCACTTAAACAAATTGCAAGTGTTGATCCTAAAAATGCATCTTCTTATTCGAAAGAATACATTCAGCTTAACGACAAAATGCTGAAAGCTGAACGTAAAATGGGCGAAAAATTCTCGCGGATCGAATATGAAACCAGCGAGATTAAAGACCAAAATTCAACATTACAGGAAAAAAACAAAACACTTATATACGTTTTCAGCATCTGTACCCTAATTGGTTTGTTTTTCTATGTTTATAAAACCCAGCAGGCCAGAACAAGGGAATTACTTTTTAAACAGCAGCAGCAGATTGCTAACGAAGATATTTACAATCTCATGATTTCGCAGCAAAATGAAATAGAGTCTACCCGAATAAAAGAAAAGAAAAGAGTGGCCCAGGAACTGCATGATGGTGTTTTGGGGAGAATGTTTGGCGTGAGGATTAGTTTGGACAGCCTTGATAAAATTGATGAAGAAGAGGCTGCGGTAAAAAGAAAAAAGTATCTGGCCGAACTCAAAAATATTGAAGAAGATATACGGGAGATTTCGCATGATTTGAACCGTGAAAAATCAGAGTTAATTAATAATTTTATTCTAATTTTAAATAAATTATTTGAAAATCAGAGAAATACTTATCCGTCAGAACTTGAAACCTCTTTTGATCCGCATATAAAATGGGAACTTGTAAACAACATGGTCAAAATCAATTTGTACCGTATTGTTCAGGAAGCGTTGCAAAACTGTAATAAATATTCTCAGGCAAAAAATATAAAAGTAGAGTTTAAAAGTGAAATCGACCACCTTGTTGTATCTATTATGGACGATGGCGTGGGGTTTGATATGAAACGTACAAAAAATGGGATAGGTCTGCATAATATAGAATATCGTGCTGCCGAATGTAATGGTACCGTAATCATAAAATCTTTTAAAGGAGAAGGAACACTTCTGGTAGTTAAAGTCCCTATTGATCAAAAAATTAACCTGCAAAAAAATGACACCTAA